Proteins encoded in a region of the Cytobacillus pseudoceanisediminis genome:
- a CDS encoding LemA family protein: MKKGMGVLIAVIAAVVIAGMMLMSSYNRFVSAEENVDQAYSQIENQLQRRLDLIPNLVNTVKGYAAHEKETIQAISDARARLAGAGSPEEEAAANAELSSALSRLLVVVENYPNLKADKQFTQLMDELAGTENRISVARKDYNDQVAVYNKQVKRFPGAIVAGITGFDEKEYFRADPLANEAPDVDFGGNGE, translated from the coding sequence ATGAAAAAAGGTATGGGAGTTTTAATTGCCGTTATTGCGGCAGTAGTCATAGCAGGCATGATGCTGATGTCCAGTTATAACAGGTTTGTAAGTGCTGAGGAAAATGTGGATCAGGCTTATTCTCAAATTGAGAACCAGCTGCAGAGAAGGCTGGATTTGATTCCTAATCTGGTAAATACAGTAAAGGGATATGCTGCTCACGAGAAGGAGACAATTCAGGCTATATCAGATGCTCGTGCGAGATTGGCGGGAGCGGGGTCCCCTGAAGAGGAAGCAGCTGCAAACGCCGAGCTGTCAAGCGCTTTGAGCCGTCTGCTTGTAGTGGTGGAGAACTATCCAAATTTAAAAGCGGATAAGCAGTTTACCCAATTAATGGACGAGCTTGCGGGCACAGAAAATCGGATTTCGGTTGCCCGAAAGGATTATAACGACCAGGTTGCCGTATATAACAAACAAGTAAAAAGGTTCCCGGGTGCAATTGTTGCAGGGATAACCGGCTTTGATGAAAAAGAGTATTTTAGGGCGGATCCGCTGGCGAACGAAGCACCTGATGTTGACTTTGGAGGCAATGGGGAATGA
- a CDS encoding TPM domain-containing protein, which produces MIIRWVSLALLFANLIMGAIPVHADESIPQPAGDIYVQDFAEVLNDQEKTELNNLGRQLEDQTSAQVAVLTVGTTGDRPIEEYANEAFRSYGIGSAAENNGVLLVVAMEDRKVRIEVGYGLEGQIPDGKAGRILDDVTLPYLQDGQPNRAVIETYKVLVQEAAGEEVNLGGDYADAGTQDRGIGIPSWLIILIVVGLLFLDIKFFGGAFSYAILSILSRGGSGGGGPRGGGGGSSGGGGASRGW; this is translated from the coding sequence ATGATCATCCGCTGGGTCTCTTTGGCCCTTCTTTTCGCAAATTTAATAATGGGGGCAATCCCAGTCCATGCAGATGAATCCATACCGCAGCCTGCTGGAGATATTTATGTCCAGGATTTTGCGGAGGTTCTGAATGACCAGGAAAAAACTGAATTGAATAACCTGGGGAGGCAATTGGAAGATCAGACATCTGCACAGGTTGCAGTGTTAACTGTTGGAACTACTGGAGACAGACCGATTGAAGAATATGCTAATGAAGCTTTCCGGTCTTATGGCATAGGCAGTGCCGCAGAGAATAATGGTGTCCTCTTGGTTGTGGCCATGGAGGATCGGAAGGTGCGGATTGAGGTTGGTTATGGGCTTGAAGGCCAAATTCCCGATGGAAAAGCAGGCAGGATTCTGGATGACGTCACCCTTCCATATCTCCAGGATGGCCAGCCTAACAGAGCTGTAATTGAAACCTATAAGGTGCTTGTACAGGAAGCTGCCGGGGAAGAAGTGAATTTAGGCGGCGATTATGCTGATGCCGGAACACAGGATAGAGGCATTGGCATACCGTCCTGGCTGATAATTTTAATTGTTGTTGGATTATTATTTCTGGACATTAAATTTTTTGGAGGAGCCTTTTCTTACGCCATCCTTTCCATTCTCTCAAGAGGTGGAAGTGGCGGTGGCGGTCCCCGGGGAGGGGGAGGCGGTTCTTCCGGCGGAGGAGGAGCCAGCCGAGGCTGGTGA
- a CDS encoding class I SAM-dependent methyltransferase, translating into MFDILAKQFQKPAGLLGKLAGKIMYFENRKINKWTIQQLKINRRDSILEVGFGPGYSIRHIMDHFRHAETDGVDVSEDMKASAAKRNDEYIRQGKVRLFVKDIHDYFPDKTYNKIFSVNNYPLWTKPRESLQYLYGMLEEDGIIAITVQPREEGADDTIAKNLGQVIKTDMEAAGFHSISISYKEARPVLTVCVTAIK; encoded by the coding sequence ATGTTCGATATATTAGCAAAACAATTTCAGAAACCCGCAGGATTACTTGGGAAGCTTGCTGGAAAAATCATGTATTTTGAGAACCGCAAGATTAACAAATGGACAATACAGCAATTAAAGATTAATCGCAGGGACTCTATTTTAGAAGTAGGCTTTGGCCCTGGCTACAGCATCAGGCATATAATGGATCACTTCCGCCATGCAGAAACGGATGGAGTTGATGTATCCGAAGATATGAAGGCTTCAGCAGCCAAACGGAATGATGAGTATATCCGTCAGGGAAAGGTCAGATTGTTCGTAAAAGATATACACGATTACTTCCCTGATAAAACGTATAATAAGATATTTTCAGTAAACAATTATCCTTTATGGACAAAACCAAGAGAGTCTCTTCAGTATCTCTATGGGATGCTTGAGGAAGACGGAATAATTGCCATCACCGTCCAGCCAAGAGAAGAAGGAGCAGATGACACCATTGCCAAAAATCTCGGACAGGTGATCAAAACTGATATGGAAGCGGCAGGTTTCCATTCTATTTCCATTTCTTATAAAGAAGCCCGCCCCGTATTAACCGTTTGTGTAACTGCAATTAAATAA